The DNA segment GAACTTTTAAAATTAGATAGTGAAGAACTATATAAAAAACTTATGGAATTAGATCCTCAAGCTGCTCAAGATATTCATATTAACAATAGAAGAAGAGTTGAACGTGCAGTGGAAGTTTGTCTATTAACAGGAGATAAATTCTCTGTTCTATCTAAAAAAAATATAAAAAATAATAATTATAATTTTTTTAAAGTGGCTTTAGAAAGAGATAGAGAATATCTATATGAAAGAATAAATTTAAGAGTAGATATAATGTTAGAAAAAGGATTAGAACAAGAAGTTAGAGACCTTTATGAAAAGTATGGAGAGAATTTAAGAAAAATAAATATAATAGGGTATACAGAGTTAATAGAGTATTTTAATGGAAAAGTTACATATGAAGAAGCAGTTGAAAATATAAAAAGAAATTCTAGAAGATATGCTAAAAGACAATTTACTTGGTTTAAAAATGATCCAACATATGTATGGT comes from the uncultured Fusobacterium sp. genome and includes:
- the miaA gene encoding tRNA (adenosine(37)-N6)-dimethylallyltransferase MiaA — encoded protein: MIKGLVIAGPTGVGKTDLSIKLAKLLDADIISADSAQIYKGMDIGTAKITAEEMQGVKHYMLDVVEPIKKYSVGDYQTAVDNILNEKEKENKNIILTGGTGLYIGSITEGLSDLPAGEPLLREELLKLDSEELYKKLMELDPQAAQDIHINNRRRVERAVEVCLLTGDKFSVLSKKNIKNNNYNFFKVALERDREYLYERINLRVDIMLEKGLEQEVRDLYEKYGENLRKINIIGYTELIEYFNGKVTYEEAVENIKRNSRRYAKRQFTWFKNDPTYVWFDLDKLSEEEIINSIMSELNL